One Malania oleifera isolate guangnan ecotype guangnan chromosome 10, ASM2987363v1, whole genome shotgun sequence genomic region harbors:
- the LOC131166552 gene encoding wax ester synthase/diacylglycerol acyltransferase 11-like produces MDTNWDDDHDLVSRRQSSTLKPIRTDLKEEDAAAAARMGAANIEELAPLSPMARLFHEPDCNLYIITIIGWKTQINIHAFKANLLCNLLHHPRFSSLQVLDEKKGKEMKWLPTKVDIENHVIVPQLKPNMESPDQFVEEYISNLSATTVDMSKPLWDLHILNVKTSNAEAVSVFRFHHSLGDGTSLISLLLACTRKTSDPQALPSIPLTTSRPSSSSTMSFQYLWSFLWLAWNTITGIFMFLLTLLFLTDTKTPLSLTKASSTTRRRIIHRTFSLDDVKLVKKATNTTINNVMLGVTQAGLSRYLNRKYGNKAYFHCMVHSCNLPEKIRLRATHFINVRPKTGIHELAEMMKKGSKARWGNSIGYVLLPLTIALRDDPLDYVRGAKVAMDRKKASFEATCVSHMAKLIPKLFGFKAASILSYRVPSRTTLWFSNVVGPQEEIGFIGCPIAYIAPSCFGQPSALMIHVVSYMDKITVVMSADEDTIPNPQELCDDLEESFNLIRATACHM; encoded by the exons ATGGATACAAATTGGGATGATGATCATGATCTGGTGTCAAGAAGGCAAAGCAGTACTCTTAAACCTATTCGAACTGATCTTAAAGAAGAAGATGCAGCAGCAGCGGCAAGGATGGGGGCTGCTAATATCGAAGAACTGGCGCCGTTGAGTCCAATGGCTCGCCTATTTCATGAACCTGATTGCAACCTTTATATCATTACCATCATTGGCTGGAAGACTCAAATCAACATCCACGCCTTCAAAGCCAACCTGCTCTGCAATCTCCTCCACCACCCTCGTTTCTCCAGTTTGCAG GTTTTGGACGAGAAAAAAGGCAAGGAGATGAAATGGCTCCCAACGAAGGTGGACATAGAAAACCATGTTATAGTCCCACAACTAAAACCAAACATGGAGTCACCAGACCAGTTTGTTGAAGAATACATAAGTAACCTCAGCGCGACCACCGTCGACATGTCCAAACCCTTGTGGGATCTCCACATCCTCAACGTGAAAACCTCCAATGCCGAGGCCGTCAGCGTCTTCAGGTTCCACCACTCCCTCGGCGACGGCACATCTCTCATTTCCCTTCTGCTTGCTTGCACCCGCAAAACCTCTGATCCTCAGGCACTGCCCTCAATTCCATTAACCACAAGCAGACCAAGTTCATCATCGACCATGTCTTTCCAATATTTGTGGTCATTTCTATGGTTGGCTTGGAATACCATTACGGGGATCTTTATGTTTTTGCTAACTTTGTTATTTCTGACGGACACAAAAACACCTCTGAGTCTGACCAAAGCTTCATCAACCACTCGCCGACGAATCATTCACCGCACGTTTAGCCTTGATGATGTCAAGTTGGTGAAGAAGGCCACAAACACT ACCATCAACAACGTAATGCTGGGAGTTACACAGGCTGGTTTATCTCGGTATCTCAACAGGAAATATGGTAATAAAGCTTACTTTCACTGCATGGTGCACTCT TGCAATCTTCCAGAGAAAATTCGCCTAAGAGCAACCCATTTCATTAATGTAAGACCAAAAACAGGAATCCAT gaATTAGCGGAGATGATGAAGAAGGGAAGCAAGGCAAGGTGGGGGAACTCGATTGGGTATGTGCTGCTCCCTTTAACTATAGCATTACGAGATGACCCACTTGATTATGTTCGTGGAGCTAAGGTGGCTATGGACAGAAAGAAAGCTTCTTTTGAAGCTACTTGCGTTTCTCACATGGCTAAATTGATCCCCAAGTTATTTGGCTTTAag GCTGCAAGCATTCTGTCCTATAGAGTTCCCTCTCGCACTACGCTGTGGTTCTCAAATGTGGTTGGGCCACAAGAGGAAATTGGCTTCATTGGCTGTCCCATAGCCTACATTGCACCCAGCTGCTTTGGTCAACCAAGT GCATTGATGATACACGTTGTTAGTTATATGGACAAGATAACAGTTGTCATGTCAGCAGACGAAGACACAATTCCTAATCCTCAGGAGCTGTGTGATGATCTTGAGGAATCCTTCAACCTCATCAGAGCAACTGCATGCCATATGTAG